In a single window of the Clarias gariepinus isolate MV-2021 ecotype Netherlands chromosome 16, CGAR_prim_01v2, whole genome shotgun sequence genome:
- the hapstr1a gene encoding UPF0472 protein C16orf72 homolog, whose translation MMEDRKEEKEAEIQEHGPEHWFSNWERQCLAEADQGEPSKEEADQNQEKLWHMFQNSATAVAQLYKDRVCHQQGPSLWAPFQNAATAVTNLYKESVDAHQRSYELGVQTGQQRRNKEVLAWVKKRRRNIWREDLISFLCGKTPPPRVSRATPRIPPNRPASSDPVSSVETDLQPFREAIALHGLSGAMASISVRSGAPGSPTHVGGSSNPGRRRNGLHDVDLNTFIAEEMALHLENGGSRKRTSAQCSDVITDSPTHKRNRTI comes from the exons atgatggaGGATCggaaggaggagaaggaggcaGAGATTCAGGAGCACGGACCCGAACACTGGTTTTCAAACTGGGAGAGGCAGTGCCTCGCCGAGGCCGACCAAGGAGAGCCGAGTAAAGAAGAAGCCGACCAAAACCAAGAGAAACTCTGGCATATGTTTCAGAATTCGGCTACGGCGGTGGCGCAGCTCTATAAAG ATCGGGTTTGCCATCAACAAGGCCCGTCCCTGTGGGCGCCGTTTCAGAACGCAGCAACAGCCGTGACCAATCTCTACAAAG aaagtgTGGATGCACATCAGCGAAGCTACGAGCTCGGGGTCCAGACGGGTCAGCAGAGACGCAACAAGGAGGTCTTGGCCTGGGTcaagaagagaagaagaaacatcTGGAGGGAAGATCTGATCAGCTTCCTGTGTGGCAAAACACCGCCTCCGAGGGTCTCCAGAGCCACGCCCAGAATTCCGCCCAACCGCCCGGCTTCATCGGATCCAGTCTCGTCTGTAGAGACTGACCTGCAGCCTTTCCGTGAAGCCATCGCTCTGCACG GTCTGAGCGGCGCGATGGCAAGCATCAGTGTCCGTTCCGGTGCTCCGGGTTCTCCCACCCACGTGGGCGGCAGCTCGAACCCGGGCCGCAGGAGAAACGGGCTCCACGACGTCGACTTGAACACTTTTATAGCAGAGGAGATGGCGTTGCACCTGGAGAACGGCGGCAGCAGGAAGCGCACCAGCGCCCAGTGCAGCGACGTCATCACGGACTCGCCGACCCACAAACGCAACAGGACGATCTGA